In the Candidatus Baltobacteraceae bacterium genome, one interval contains:
- the mutL gene encoding DNA mismatch repair endonuclease MutL, with protein sequence MIQLLDPETIGQIAAGEVVERPMSVVKELVENALDAGAHRITVRIAGGGLDEIEVIDDGDGIAPAELKLAVSRHATSKLRETSDLQRVTTLGFRGEGLASIASVSRLEIVSRTANSDIGSRIEAFAEQTGDVEPAASPVGTRVTARDLFGNIPVRRDFLRSASAEFSRISNWLGMMALAYPDTTFALAHDGRDVWILPSGDVVEQRLEHVFGKNLAHALIPLHPLSGAHEIGVSGFVSAPGTDRSDRRMQHLFVNGRLLRSGLLSGVWSAAYATFAMSGRHPFGVLFLALPPDHVDPNVHPTKTDVRLRYDRAVFETVRGTLTNSLRDNARERLSHSVSFSPLAATGGANGSQAPLFAADLEVVPESRTRVLAQLDATYILATDGNAVVLVDQHAAHERIAFEAIERNAALANHAQSEPLLVPFEFELDAAQSQALDPALESLRAAGLEIEPFGERVYRITATPAGYRWTTGSREFDIGEFLRDLSDETVGMTFRERVWASLACHSVVRAHEFLSDVEMRALLDQLGGCRNPMHCPHGRPTVVRLDAEAIARLFKRT encoded by the coding sequence GTGATTCAGCTTCTCGATCCGGAAACGATCGGACAGATCGCCGCCGGCGAAGTCGTCGAGCGGCCGATGTCCGTCGTCAAAGAGCTGGTTGAAAACGCGCTCGATGCCGGCGCCCATCGCATAACCGTGCGCATCGCGGGCGGAGGGCTCGATGAGATCGAAGTCATCGACGACGGTGACGGTATCGCTCCGGCCGAGCTCAAGCTTGCGGTTTCGCGTCACGCCACCAGCAAATTGCGTGAAACCAGCGATCTGCAGCGCGTAACCACGCTCGGCTTTCGCGGCGAGGGTTTGGCGAGCATCGCCTCCGTATCGCGCCTCGAGATCGTATCGCGTACGGCGAACTCCGACATCGGCTCGCGGATCGAAGCCTTCGCCGAGCAAACCGGCGACGTCGAGCCGGCTGCCTCCCCGGTTGGAACGCGCGTCACGGCACGCGACTTGTTCGGCAACATCCCCGTGCGGCGCGACTTCTTGCGGTCGGCCAGCGCCGAGTTTTCGCGCATCTCGAATTGGCTGGGGATGATGGCGCTCGCGTATCCGGACACGACGTTTGCGCTCGCGCACGATGGCCGTGACGTGTGGATTCTTCCGTCGGGCGACGTCGTCGAGCAACGGCTCGAGCACGTGTTCGGTAAGAACTTGGCGCACGCACTTATCCCGCTGCATCCACTATCAGGCGCGCACGAGATCGGCGTGAGCGGTTTCGTGAGTGCCCCGGGAACCGATCGCAGCGACCGCCGGATGCAGCATCTCTTCGTCAACGGACGCCTCTTGCGCAGCGGCTTGCTGTCGGGCGTATGGAGTGCGGCGTATGCAACGTTTGCAATGAGCGGGCGGCACCCGTTCGGCGTCTTGTTTCTTGCGCTTCCGCCCGATCACGTCGATCCGAACGTTCACCCCACGAAGACTGACGTGCGCTTGCGCTACGATCGCGCCGTTTTCGAAACGGTTCGTGGAACGCTGACGAATTCGCTGCGCGACAATGCGCGCGAGCGTCTCTCGCACAGCGTCTCGTTTTCGCCGCTGGCGGCCACCGGCGGCGCGAACGGATCGCAGGCCCCGCTGTTCGCTGCAGATCTCGAGGTTGTACCGGAATCGCGGACGCGCGTGCTCGCTCAGCTGGACGCAACGTATATTTTGGCGACAGACGGTAACGCGGTCGTCCTGGTCGACCAGCACGCTGCGCACGAGCGGATCGCTTTTGAGGCGATCGAACGGAACGCGGCTTTAGCGAATCACGCGCAGAGCGAACCGTTGCTCGTGCCCTTCGAGTTTGAGCTCGATGCTGCGCAGAGTCAGGCGCTCGATCCCGCTCTCGAATCTCTAAGGGCAGCCGGGCTTGAAATCGAGCCATTCGGCGAGCGCGTGTATCGTATCACCGCGACGCCCGCCGGGTATCGCTGGACGACCGGTTCGCGCGAATTCGACATCGGCGAATTTCTCCGCGACCTCAGCGATGAAACCGTCGGCATGACCTTTCGCGAGCGCGTGTGGGCGTCGCTTGCTTGTCATTCGGTCGTTCGCGCCCACGAGTTTCTCTCCGACGTCGAGATGCGCGCGCTGCTCGATCAACTTGGAGGATGTCGAAACCCGATGCATTGTCCGCATGGCCGGCCGACGGTCGTGCGACTCGACGCCGAGGCGATCGCAAGGCTCTTCAAGCGTACGTGA